One Vicinamibacterales bacterium DNA window includes the following coding sequences:
- the murC gene encoding UDP-N-acetylmuramate--L-alanine ligase produces MLGRTRRIHFVGVGGIGMSGIAELLANLGYEVSGSDAKNSEITDRLAHLGVRIAKGHAAANVGRADVVVVSSAIQPGNPEVEEASRRGIPVIPRAEMLAELMRLRYGIAVAGAHGKTTTTSMVAVVLERAGLDPTAVIGGRLSAFGSNARLGKGEYMVVEADESDRSFLKLTPSIAVMTNIDREHMESYGTWEALQQAFVDFANRVPFYGSVVACVDDAAVAALLPRLVRRVITYGFGGSGAAIHGDEMAFEAFGSHCRVVSRTDAGETVLGTLRLRVPGRHNLLNALAAVAVGLEIGITFPQIAAGLTAFGGADRRFQLRGEVRGVMVVDDYGHHPTEIAAVIAAARAGLDRRVVVVFQPHRYTRTRDLLQEFGTALSAADEIVLTDVYPAGETPIAGATAEAVEAEVRKSGRPVRLVKSLADVPAAIAQVARPNDLVITLGAGSIGTAPDRILEALDARG; encoded by the coding sequence ATGCTAGGCCGGACGCGCCGCATCCATTTCGTCGGGGTCGGCGGCATCGGCATGAGCGGGATCGCCGAGCTGCTGGCAAACCTCGGCTACGAGGTCAGCGGATCGGACGCAAAGAACTCCGAGATCACCGACCGCCTGGCGCATCTCGGCGTGCGCATCGCCAAGGGACACGCCGCCGCCAATGTCGGGCGCGCCGACGTGGTGGTGGTGTCGTCGGCGATCCAGCCGGGCAATCCCGAGGTCGAGGAGGCGTCGCGGCGGGGCATTCCAGTGATCCCCCGCGCCGAGATGCTCGCCGAGCTGATGCGCCTGCGCTACGGGATCGCCGTCGCCGGCGCGCATGGCAAGACGACGACCACCTCGATGGTGGCGGTGGTGCTCGAACGGGCGGGGCTGGACCCGACAGCGGTCATCGGCGGCCGCCTGAGCGCCTTCGGCAGCAATGCCCGCCTCGGCAAAGGGGAATACATGGTCGTCGAGGCGGACGAGAGCGACCGATCGTTCCTGAAGCTGACGCCGTCGATTGCGGTGATGACCAATATCGATCGCGAGCACATGGAGAGCTACGGCACGTGGGAGGCGCTGCAGCAGGCGTTCGTCGACTTCGCCAACCGGGTGCCGTTCTACGGATCGGTCGTCGCCTGCGTGGACGACGCGGCGGTCGCTGCGCTGCTGCCGCGGCTCGTGCGGCGCGTGATCACCTACGGGTTCGGCGGGAGCGGCGCCGCGATCCACGGCGACGAGATGGCGTTCGAGGCGTTCGGATCGCACTGCCGGGTCGTGAGCCGCACCGACGCCGGTGAAACCGTACTGGGCACACTGCGGCTGCGCGTACCCGGCCGGCACAACCTGCTCAACGCGCTCGCCGCGGTTGCGGTCGGGCTCGAGATCGGCATTACGTTTCCGCAGATCGCCGCCGGCCTCACCGCGTTCGGCGGCGCCGACCGGCGCTTCCAGCTGCGCGGCGAGGTGCGAGGCGTGATGGTGGTCGACGACTACGGCCACCATCCCACCGAGATTGCCGCGGTGATCGCAGCGGCGCGCGCCGGGCTCGACCGGCGCGTGGTGGTGGTGTTCCAGCCGCATCGTTATACGCGGACGCGCGACCTGCTGCAGGAGTTCGGGACTGCGCTCTCCGCCGCCGACGAGATCGTGCTGACCGATGTCTATCCCGCCGGGGAGACGCCGATCGCCGGCGCCACCGCCGAAGCGGTGGAAGCCGAGGTCCGTAAGAGCGGCCGGCCGGTGCGCCTGGTGAAATCGCTCGCCGACGTGCCTGCCGCGATCGCCCAGGTGGCGCGCCCCAACGACCTGGTGATCACGCTCGGCGCGGGTTCGATTGGCACTGCCCCCGATCGCATTCTGGAGGCGCTCGATGCCAGGGGTTAA
- the murG gene encoding undecaprenyldiphospho-muramoylpentapeptide beta-N-acetylglucosaminyltransferase has protein sequence MAGRRVVIAGGGTGGHLYPGIAIARELLERDPQATVSFAGTARGIESRVIPLEGFALDLLRSAGLKGNSGLAVLRGLALLPLSAMDAWRILSRRQPQVVIGVGGYSSGPVVLLAALRRIPTLLAEQNAVPGLTNRLLSWVVSAAAVSFESTVSYFGRRGFVAGNPVRREFFEPSDGEPRRLEPGKARVLVFGGSQGAHAINLAMVAAAPRLAADGGVEVTHQTGERDVELVRNAYRDAGLPARVEPFLYAMHREMTEADVIVARAGATTIAELTAAGRAAILVPLPTATDDHQKKNAEVLARAGAAEVIEQQDLTGPGLAERLLALTHDPEGRARIAAAARRFARPDAARTIVDRALALCRGSGGRSEADAC, from the coding sequence ATGGCGGGACGCCGTGTCGTGATTGCCGGCGGGGGAACCGGCGGCCATCTGTATCCGGGGATTGCGATCGCGCGCGAGCTGCTGGAGCGCGATCCGCAGGCGACGGTGAGCTTCGCCGGCACGGCGCGCGGCATCGAGTCGCGGGTGATTCCGCTCGAGGGGTTCGCGCTCGATCTGCTGCGCAGCGCCGGGCTGAAGGGAAACTCGGGGCTGGCGGTGCTGCGCGGGTTGGCGCTGCTGCCGCTCAGCGCGATGGACGCCTGGCGGATTCTGTCGCGGCGGCAGCCGCAGGTGGTGATCGGGGTCGGCGGCTACAGTTCCGGGCCGGTGGTGCTGCTTGCGGCGCTGCGCCGCATTCCGACCCTGCTGGCCGAGCAGAACGCGGTGCCGGGGCTGACCAACCGCCTGCTCTCCTGGGTGGTCAGCGCGGCGGCGGTGTCGTTCGAGTCGACGGTGTCCTACTTCGGAAGGAGGGGCTTTGTCGCAGGCAACCCGGTACGGCGCGAGTTCTTCGAACCTTCGGACGGCGAGCCACGCAGGTTGGAGCCAGGAAAGGCACGGGTCCTAGTCTTTGGCGGCTCCCAGGGCGCGCACGCGATCAACCTGGCCATGGTGGCGGCGGCGCCGCGGCTGGCAGCCGATGGCGGCGTGGAGGTCACGCATCAGACAGGAGAGCGCGATGTGGAGCTGGTCCGGAACGCCTATCGCGACGCGGGGCTTCCGGCCAGGGTGGAACCGTTCCTCTACGCCATGCACCGGGAAATGACGGAGGCCGACGTGATCGTCGCGCGCGCCGGCGCGACGACGATCGCAGAGCTGACGGCGGCCGGCCGCGCGGCGATTCTCGTGCCGCTGCCGACCGCGACCGACGATCACCAGAAGAAGAATGCCGAGGTGCTGGCGCGCGCCGGCGCCGCGGAGGTGATCGAGCAGCAGGATCTGACCGGTCCCGGATTGGCCGAGCGGCTGCTGGCGTTGACGCACGACCCGGAAGGGCGGGCCCGGATCGCCGCCGCGGCGCGCCGGTTCGCGCGCCCCGACGCCGCGCGCACGATCGTCGATCGGGCGCTGGCGCTGTGCCGCGGCTCCGGCGGCCGAAGCGAGGCGGACGCATGCTAG